The following DNA comes from Moritella sp. 24.
ATTTTCTCAAGTTGCATTACCTGCAGAAAATATTCACCGTATTTTAGGTGAAGATGCACCGGAAGAAGAAGTTGTTCGTTTTGCACAAGAGATGAAAGACAGTATTCCTGCGAGTAATGGCTTACCATGTTTTGATTGGATTTTGTTAGGCATGGGTGGTGATGGCCATACTGCATCATTATTTCCAGGACAAACGGATTATAATGATCAAAATATTGCCATTATTGCACAGCACCCTGAATCGGGTCAGTTCCGAATTTCAAAAACGGCACGACTTTTAGCAAACGCAAAGCGCATTAGCTATTTAGTAATGGGTGAGGGTAAAGCGGAAGTTATTAAGCAGATTCATGATAATGATGATGCTGCTCTTGCTTATCCAGCTGCACAAGTAAAAGCGGCTCAGGGTCAAACTGAGTGGATTTTAGATGCTGCCGCTGCAAGGTTAATTCGTGCTTAACACTGATATGTAATCGCTATAGTCCAAAGGACTTAGAGTAAAAGACCTGCTAGTTGACGCTAGCAGGTCTTTTTTTGTTCGTTTGTTTGTTTTTTATACATAAACTGAAAGTTTAATTCACATGAAAAGTAGTTTAAAGTGAATTTAAGGAGTTAATTTCATTTCAGCTAACTTAAGTCTGTGTGTTGTGCAGTTATGTCATTACAGCTCGTTTTTGGTTGGTCTGTACGCATGTTTTTTTTGCATTTCGTGTTCCATTTTAATTTAGTTGTCTTTTTTAGCTGTATTC
Coding sequences within:
- the pgl gene encoding 6-phosphogluconolactonase, whose product is MMDYRTFETPQQVVESLANSLVEYSKQDKPVHISLSGGSTPKLLFKVLAKAPFATSIEWANLHFWWGDERCVAPTDAESNFGEAQALLFSQVALPAENIHRILGEDAPEEEVVRFAQEMKDSIPASNGLPCFDWILLGMGGDGHTASLFPGQTDYNDQNIAIIAQHPESGQFRISKTARLLANAKRISYLVMGEGKAEVIKQIHDNDDAALAYPAAQVKAAQGQTEWILDAAAARLIRA